A genomic window from Buteo buteo chromosome 13, bButBut1.hap1.1, whole genome shotgun sequence includes:
- the LOC142038468 gene encoding feather beta keratin-like: MSCYSSCLPAACGPTPLANSCNEPCVIRCADSSVAIQPSPVLVTLPGPILSSFPQSTAVGSTASAAVGSSLSAGSVPIASGGFGWSGLGRGLCGPLGRGNLLC, translated from the coding sequence ATGTCGTGctacagctcctgcctgccagccgCCTGCGGCCCAACCCCGCTtgccaacagctgcaacgagccGTGCGTCATCCGGTGCGCCGACTCCAGCGTTGCGATCCAGCCCTCGCCAGTCCTGGTGACGCTGCCGGGCCcaatcctcagctccttccctcagagcacagctgtgGGATCCACCGCGTCGGCTGCCGTGGGGAGCTCTCTCAGCGCTGGCAGTGTGCCCATCGCTTCTGGGGGCTTTGGGTGGTCCGGTCTGGGCCGTGGGCTCTGTGGGCCTCTGGGACGGGGCAATCTCTTATGCTGA